One genomic segment of Cellulophaga sp. HaHaR_3_176 includes these proteins:
- a CDS encoding S41 family peptidase: MKKKQQYLWPIVFAFAMALGVFIGGKLHFNDTPEKLFSTNSKKDKLNRLIDYIDYEYVDDINTDSIVDVAVNNILDKLDPHSVYIPKKDMAKVSESMKGDFVGIGISFFMKNDTISVVRTIEDGPSFNKGIKGGDRILMADKDTLFGKNMPNTVIIDKLKGKKGTPIKLKVYRKQDSTFFSVTIKRDKIPLKSVEAAYMLTAVMGYIKVNRFAESTFDEFKTALTTLQKQGAKKLTLDLRDNPGGYLGIAEKMADEFLQDGKLILFTKNKKGQIDKAFATKKGSFEDKPIYVLINERSASASEIIAGALQDNDIGTIVGRRSFGKGLVQREMELGDGSAVRLTISRYYTPTGRSIQKDYTKGNKDYYQKYTDRYASGELVSVDSIKVADSLKFTTPKGKVVYGGGGIIPDVFVPIGDYEEEAISSLESGGIMSRFAFNHLEEDRNRYVDYIEKDFINNFRVDDVLFEKFINYMEDFENQGLANLRYYKYEDKIKIYIKASIAEQLFSPNIYALIKGKDDAVILKVLELDNLTSDKKVLKENVEND; this comes from the coding sequence ATGAAGAAAAAACAACAGTATTTATGGCCAATCGTATTCGCTTTTGCAATGGCATTAGGTGTTTTTATTGGTGGTAAGCTTCATTTTAATGATACTCCAGAAAAACTTTTTTCTACAAATTCAAAGAAAGATAAACTTAATCGGTTGATTGATTATATCGATTATGAGTATGTAGATGATATAAATACAGATAGTATTGTTGATGTAGCGGTAAACAATATTTTAGATAAATTAGATCCTCATTCTGTTTATATTCCTAAAAAAGATATGGCAAAAGTCTCTGAAAGTATGAAGGGTGATTTTGTCGGTATAGGAATTAGTTTTTTTATGAAAAATGATACTATATCTGTTGTTAGAACAATAGAAGATGGCCCTAGTTTTAATAAAGGTATAAAGGGTGGTGATCGTATTTTAATGGCTGATAAGGATACGTTATTTGGTAAAAACATGCCAAATACGGTAATTATAGATAAACTTAAAGGTAAAAAGGGAACCCCTATAAAGCTTAAAGTGTATAGAAAACAAGATAGTACCTTTTTTTCTGTAACAATTAAAAGAGATAAAATACCATTAAAAAGCGTAGAAGCAGCATATATGTTGACAGCTGTAATGGGCTATATAAAAGTAAATAGATTTGCAGAGTCTACATTTGATGAGTTTAAAACGGCACTAACTACACTGCAAAAACAAGGAGCTAAAAAGTTAACATTAGATTTAAGAGATAACCCAGGTGGCTACCTAGGAATTGCTGAGAAAATGGCAGATGAATTTTTGCAAGATGGAAAATTAATATTATTTACAAAAAACAAAAAAGGCCAGATAGATAAAGCTTTTGCTACAAAAAAAGGGTCTTTTGAAGATAAACCTATTTATGTTTTAATTAATGAAAGGTCAGCATCTGCAAGTGAAATTATTGCAGGAGCTTTACAAGATAATGATATAGGAACTATTGTAGGTAGGCGATCTTTTGGTAAAGGCTTGGTGCAGAGAGAAATGGAATTGGGAGACGGTTCTGCTGTTCGTTTAACAATATCTCGATACTACACACCAACTGGGCGGTCTATTCAAAAAGATTATACGAAGGGAAATAAAGATTATTATCAAAAATATACTGATAGGTATGCTAGTGGGGAGTTGGTTTCTGTAGACAGTATTAAAGTGGCAGATTCTTTAAAGTTTACAACGCCTAAGGGTAAAGTGGTATATGGCGGTGGCGGTATAATACCAGATGTTTTTGTGCCTATTGGCGATTATGAAGAGGAGGCTATAAGCTCTTTAGAGAGTGGAGGTATAATGTCTAGATTTGCTTTTAACCACTTGGAAGAAGATAGAAATAGATATGTGGATTATATTGAAAAAGATTTCATCAATAATTTTAGAGTAGATGATGTTTTGTTTGAAAAATTCATCAACTATATGGAAGATTTTGAAAACCAGGGCTTAGCCAATCTTCGATATTATAAATATGAAGACAAGATAAAGATTTATATAAAAGCTTCAATAGCTGAACAATTGTTTAGTCCAAATATATATGCCCTTATAAAAGGTAAAGATGATGCTGTAATTTTAAAAGTTTTAGAATTAGACAACTTAACATCTGATAAAAAAGTACTAAAAGAAAACGTTGAAAACGATTAA